In one Chitinophaga sancti genomic region, the following are encoded:
- a CDS encoding S41 family peptidase — MKQTILIALLSCATVFVSCRKDHDTDTETPVSPTDGTREQLTLDSIYLYAKQIYLWYDALPDYTTFNPRQYATGSNVLTNYEKELYVITQSKTNPATGYSYEYSGYAGSPKYSFIDDGSLTGARLGTVSLTDKGDDFGLSISISADVRIRYVNPNSSAAQAGLARGFKITQINGTTVTTSSSTFIQNALNGTTMSMTIVDNGGITGKVNLTKSNYTTNPVLKTVVLTAGAQKVGYLNYSRFSVMSSSQAPLESAFSTFATQGVTALIIDLRYNGGGYTQTAEEMINLIAPSTLNDKTMYTEYFNDLLQNGKATILKQQLYLDANGNTVDYNGHKATYADLDYSISGNTYSFKKVGTLNTVKQVIFIVSGNTASASELVINSLKPYLPVKLVGSQTYGKPVGFFGVKIDKYTVYMSNFYMQNANGDGNYFQGMTPDIVASDDVTHDFGDANENCIAAALNYISGHPSGKIGVATAEAPLIHMGPASFTGMIEDRMHTK; from the coding sequence GTGAAACAGACCATTCTTATAGCGCTCCTATCCTGTGCCACTGTTTTCGTTTCCTGCCGCAAGGACCACGATACTGATACTGAAACACCCGTATCTCCTACAGATGGCACCCGTGAGCAATTGACACTTGACTCTATCTATCTCTATGCTAAGCAGATCTACCTTTGGTACGATGCTTTGCCTGACTACACAACTTTCAATCCCCGGCAATATGCTACTGGTAGCAATGTATTGACCAATTATGAAAAGGAGTTGTACGTCATTACGCAATCAAAAACAAATCCGGCTACTGGCTACTCATATGAGTACTCTGGTTATGCTGGTTCACCAAAGTATTCTTTTATTGACGATGGTTCCCTGACGGGTGCTCGTCTCGGCACGGTATCTCTGACTGACAAGGGGGATGATTTTGGGCTAAGCATCAGTATCAGTGCTGATGTGCGGATCCGCTATGTAAATCCGAACTCTTCTGCAGCGCAGGCCGGACTTGCACGAGGTTTTAAGATTACACAGATCAATGGTACTACTGTTACCACATCCAGCAGCACTTTTATTCAAAATGCGCTGAATGGTACGACAATGTCTATGACTATTGTTGACAATGGTGGCATTACCGGCAAAGTGAACCTGACCAAATCAAACTATACTACTAATCCTGTTTTGAAAACTGTGGTTCTGACCGCCGGGGCTCAGAAAGTAGGGTACCTGAACTATAGTCGTTTCTCTGTAATGTCCAGCTCGCAAGCGCCGTTGGAAAGTGCTTTCAGCACTTTTGCCACACAGGGAGTTACCGCGCTCATCATCGATTTACGATATAATGGTGGTGGCTATACGCAAACTGCAGAGGAAATGATCAACCTCATTGCACCGTCTACCCTGAACGATAAGACGATGTATACGGAGTACTTCAATGACCTGCTGCAAAACGGGAAGGCTACTATTTTGAAACAGCAGCTCTACCTGGATGCAAATGGGAATACTGTAGACTACAATGGTCATAAAGCGACCTATGCAGATCTTGATTATTCTATTAGTGGGAATACCTATTCTTTCAAAAAGGTAGGGACTCTGAACACGGTAAAACAGGTGATTTTTATAGTAAGTGGCAATACTGCTTCTGCGAGTGAATTGGTGATCAACAGCCTGAAACCCTATCTGCCAGTGAAGTTGGTAGGTAGTCAGACTTACGGAAAACCTGTTGGTTTCTTCGGTGTAAAGATTGATAAGTATACCGTGTATATGTCTAATTTCTACATGCAGAATGCAAATGGAGATGGCAATTATTTCCAGGGTATGACGCCGGATATTGTTGCCAGTGATGATGTGACACATGATTTTGGGGATGCAAATGAGAATTGTATTGCAGCTGCATTGAATTATATATCCGGTCATCCATCCGGAAAGATTGGTGTTGCAACAGCTGAGGCACCGCTGATTCACATGGGCCCTGCATCTTTCACTGGTATGATAGAGGATAGAATGCACACAAAGTAG
- a CDS encoding response regulator, translated as MIKKAQRTRKCILVADDDADDRELIKVAFEESGAETELRFVENGEELMYYLNRQGKYADEEKYPFPSIILLDLNMPRKDGREALREIKEHANLKWLPIIILTTSTEAKDISKCYELGVNSYTIKPSNFSDLVSFTRMLHAYWFTVVQLP; from the coding sequence ATGATCAAGAAGGCGCAACGTACCAGAAAATGTATACTGGTTGCTGATGACGACGCAGACGACCGGGAGCTCATAAAAGTGGCATTTGAGGAGAGTGGGGCTGAAACTGAATTGCGTTTTGTTGAAAATGGAGAAGAGTTAATGTATTACCTGAACAGGCAGGGAAAATATGCGGACGAAGAAAAATACCCCTTCCCCAGTATTATCTTGCTTGACCTGAATATGCCCCGTAAAGACGGCAGGGAGGCATTACGCGAAATCAAGGAACATGCAAATCTTAAGTGGCTACCCATTATTATTCTCACTACTTCTACCGAAGCCAAGGATATTTCAAAATGTTATGAATTGGGAGTGAATAGCTACACCATCAAGCCTTCCAATTTCTCGGACCTGGTTTCATTTACCCGTATGCTGCATGCCTACTGGTTTACAGTAGTGCAACTGCCGTAG
- a CDS encoding biliverdin-producing heme oxygenase produces the protein MIEQLRESTAILHQDLERTLIPVIKQANSPEAYIRLLQLFYGFYYPLEQYIAAHIDTSFPGGFENRRKATQLLQDINVINGAPLDPPPTCTHIPEINDNAQALGVMYVLEGSTLGGQVICQIIQRNLPLPEITQALSFFNGYGEETRTQWDSFVHYLEGYHGTDDQKKRLVEAAADTFRQFKVWAQANA, from the coding sequence ATGATTGAACAGTTAAGAGAAAGTACAGCCATATTACATCAGGACCTGGAGAGGACCCTGATCCCGGTGATTAAGCAAGCCAATTCCCCTGAAGCATATATCAGGTTACTGCAATTGTTCTACGGATTTTATTATCCGCTGGAACAATACATTGCAGCGCATATTGATACATCCTTTCCTGGTGGATTTGAGAACCGCCGCAAGGCAACTCAGTTATTGCAGGACATCAACGTGATCAATGGTGCGCCCCTGGATCCTCCACCTACCTGTACGCATATCCCGGAAATAAACGATAATGCGCAGGCCCTGGGTGTGATGTATGTGCTGGAAGGTTCAACCCTCGGTGGACAAGTCATCTGTCAGATTATACAACGAAATCTCCCCCTGCCTGAGATTACTCAGGCTTTATCATTTTTTAACGGCTATGGTGAGGAAACCCGCACCCAATGGGATAGCTTCGTTCACTACCTCGAAGGATACCATGGTACTGATGATCAGAAAAAACGTTTAGTGGAAGCCGCTGCCGATACTTTCAGGCAATTCAAAGTGTGGGCACAAGCCAATGCCTGA
- a CDS encoding HmuY family protein, with amino-acid sequence MKLQFKYAFLMLCLTGAFFACKDDKDTDVKPEEEKKDSIVNEYVTIKANGVVEIKSMPVPVASFFNYNLFSFSKMGLVGAGEDSVNTAAWDVGFQGAGLTMSPNWGGTAPGYWDGVDKFAMNPSDVSVVGYEDTTFDAIKAAPPATAFMHTLAMSPQTPVYNTETGELAYFDFPKRRVFVFKLNDGRYVKFQYVSYYKGAPETPTAEIYQKDAGYWTFKYFISAKGSTDLTTK; translated from the coding sequence ATGAAACTGCAATTCAAATATGCTTTTTTAATGCTGTGCCTGACGGGGGCTTTCTTCGCCTGCAAAGATGATAAGGACACGGACGTAAAACCAGAAGAAGAGAAGAAGGATTCGATTGTGAATGAGTATGTGACCATTAAGGCGAACGGGGTCGTGGAGATTAAAAGTATGCCTGTTCCTGTTGCGTCTTTTTTTAATTATAACCTGTTTAGTTTTTCAAAAATGGGATTAGTGGGTGCTGGAGAGGATAGTGTTAATACAGCGGCATGGGATGTTGGTTTCCAGGGGGCGGGATTGACGATGTCTCCTAATTGGGGAGGTACGGCACCTGGTTATTGGGATGGTGTGGATAAGTTTGCCATGAATCCTTCGGATGTATCGGTGGTTGGTTATGAGGATACGACATTTGATGCGATAAAGGCGGCACCGCCGGCGACTGCGTTTATGCATACATTAGCTATGAGTCCACAAACGCCGGTGTATAATACAGAAACGGGAGAGCTGGCGTATTTTGATTTTCCTAAGCGGCGGGTGTTTGTGTTTAAGCTGAATGATGGGAGGTATGTGAAGTTCCAGTATGTGAGTTATTATAAAGGGGCGCCTGAGACGCCGACTGCGGAGATTTATCAGAAGGATGCGGGGTATTGGACGTTTAAGTATTTTATTTCTGCGAAGGGAAGTACGGATTTGACTACGAAATAA
- a CDS encoding GAF domain-containing protein, protein MQTKSYDSTFCGSVPLHQINLIQPYGILIVLQRSDYKIVQVSENIGEALDLPPSEVVNTPLARYIPDSQLEQLQKRVNEGIVETVPFTLSFSSKDYLVLMQINGEAVILEMEAQSTPTAENSFITIYQQLKYAMAAINAAPSVEDACQIAAAQLKELSGYDKVMVYQFDKDWNGTVIAEDSVPEMEQYLGLTFPASDIPKQARAMYLKNPYRLIPNRDYVPVSLYPIINPITNAFTDLSGCNLRSVPAVHLEYMRNMEIMTSMSCRILKDGQLWGLFSCHHRTPFYLPYEGRAFFELLSGIIAARVISLAYKEDSDEYADLHNIHAKLVEQVYTTNDLPQGLLGHDTNVLQLFNASGAAMVFNKRMESIGNVPDKHALKDLLLWIRSTAEKGVYQELSLPAVYEPSVQYAKNASGLLVISIQPQKGDFLVLFRPEVIQEVKWGGNPDEAIRFEKDNIQYHPRNSFSIWQQQVRNTAVPWRETELTMAEHLRNFILEYIVKAMD, encoded by the coding sequence ATGCAAACAAAGAGCTACGACTCCACTTTTTGTGGTAGTGTTCCTTTACATCAGATCAACCTGATACAGCCTTACGGAATATTGATTGTACTGCAAAGGAGCGATTACAAGATCGTGCAGGTGAGTGAAAATATCGGGGAAGCGCTGGATCTCCCTCCTTCTGAAGTTGTGAATACCCCACTAGCCAGGTACATTCCTGATTCTCAGCTGGAACAATTGCAAAAGCGGGTGAATGAAGGCATTGTTGAAACGGTGCCCTTTACCCTGTCCTTCTCATCAAAAGACTACCTGGTACTCATGCAGATAAATGGTGAAGCTGTGATCCTGGAAATGGAAGCACAAAGCACACCTACTGCCGAAAACTCGTTTATTACTATTTATCAGCAGCTCAAATACGCCATGGCAGCCATCAATGCTGCTCCCTCTGTTGAGGATGCCTGCCAGATAGCAGCTGCGCAGCTGAAAGAGTTGTCAGGTTATGATAAGGTGATGGTTTACCAGTTTGACAAAGACTGGAATGGAACTGTGATAGCAGAAGATTCTGTGCCGGAAATGGAGCAATACCTGGGTCTTACTTTCCCCGCTTCTGATATTCCAAAGCAGGCCAGGGCTATGTATCTCAAGAATCCGTACCGCCTGATTCCCAACAGGGATTATGTGCCGGTAAGCCTTTACCCGATCATTAACCCTATCACCAATGCATTTACAGATCTGTCTGGCTGCAACCTTCGTTCCGTTCCTGCAGTGCACCTGGAATATATGAGGAATATGGAAATCATGACCTCTATGTCTTGTCGTATATTAAAAGACGGGCAGCTGTGGGGATTATTTTCCTGTCATCATCGTACGCCTTTCTACCTGCCATATGAGGGAAGAGCATTTTTTGAACTGCTCTCAGGCATCATTGCAGCAAGGGTGATATCCCTTGCGTATAAAGAAGATAGCGACGAATATGCAGATCTGCATAACATTCACGCCAAGCTGGTAGAACAGGTGTATACCACCAATGATCTGCCACAAGGCCTGCTTGGGCATGATACCAATGTACTGCAACTTTTTAATGCCAGTGGTGCTGCCATGGTATTTAATAAAAGAATGGAAAGCATTGGGAATGTACCTGATAAACATGCGCTCAAAGACCTCCTGCTCTGGATAAGGAGTACGGCGGAAAAAGGGGTGTACCAGGAATTGAGTTTGCCGGCAGTGTATGAGCCTTCTGTGCAATATGCTAAAAATGCCAGTGGCCTGTTGGTTATCAGCATCCAACCACAGAAAGGGGATTTTCTGGTACTGTTCCGCCCGGAAGTGATCCAGGAAGTGAAGTGGGGAGGCAACCCGGATGAAGCGATCCGGTTTGAGAAAGATAATATACAATACCATCCCCGGAACTCGTTTAGTATCTGGCAACAACAGGTAAGAAATACTGCTGTTCCATGGCGTGAGACGGAACTGACAATGGCAGAACACCTGCGCAATTTTATATTGGAGTACATAGTGAAGGCAATGGATTGA